The genomic stretch AGAGCTTCTGAAAGGTCTAACTAAAGATAGTCAAGAGACAACCGAAGAAGTGAGCGATGGTTTTTTGGAGGAATTTATTCACCTTTTTGAAGCTATGAAGGGTAAGGCAGGTATTTCTTCGGGATGGTTAAGGCCATTACTGGAAAAAGATGGCGTTAAAATAGCAGACTTTGCTGAGATTAAGGGGAGAGAAGCAGGAATATCTCGTTCTGATTATTTAGATAAATTATACGAAAAAGTCCACGGTTTTATTAATCGTTTTCCTTCGGGATGCGATGAAGAATTGATTAAAGAGAGAGAAGAAAATCGTAAGAAAATATTAGATTATTTTGGAGCAAATACAGATGATTGGAAAGATTATCAATGGCAATTCAAACATATATTCCACAATATGGATCATTTAGAAGATCTTAAAAGGTTGGTTTCTCTTACTGAAGAGGATATAGAAGCTATTAAAATTGCCATAGAAAATAAAATTCCTTTTGGAATTACTCCTTACTATCTTTCTTTGTTCGATTTCTCTCGCAGTGACAGGAAATATGATTATCAGGTAAGATCTCAAGTTATTCCTCCCCTGCACTATGTAACCTTAATGAAAGAACATCGGAAAGAAAGATCATATTACTTTGATTTCATGGGTGAACATGATACTTCTCCCAAAGAATTAATTACCCGAAGATATCCCATGATATCTATCCTAAAACCCTATGATACCTGCCCGCAAATTTGTGTTTATTGTCAAAGGAATTGGGAGATAACCGGCCCCATGATGCCCGAGGGAAAAGTAAGTAAGAAAACCTTAGACAATGCTTTAAATTGGTTTGCAAACAATACCTCCATGAGAGATGTATTAATTACTGGTGGAGACCCCCTGGCTTTAGAGGATGAACAGATAAAGTATATTATGGATAGATTATGCCAGATGGAACATGTGATAAATATCAGGTGGGGTACTAGAACTCCGGTAACGGTTCCCATGAGGATAACTAATGAATTGGCTAAAATAATTGGAAGCTATATAAAACCAGGGAAAAGAAATATCTGTATTGTTACCCATATCGAGGGAGCCTCTGAAGTAACCCCGGAATTAGCCGAAGCAGTCATGAAGTTTAGAAGGCAAGGAGTGTATGTTTATAATCAATTGGTATATACCTTAGAAACCAGCAGGAGATTTCAAAATGTGGCAGCACGGATAGCGATGAAGAAAGCAGGGGTAGATCCCTATTATACTTTTTACCCCAAAGGAAAAGAAGAAACTGAAGATTACCTCGTTCCGGTTGCCCGCTTGTGGCAAGAGAGAAAAGAAGAAGCCCGATTACTGCCGGGTCAATTCAGAACAGATGAGCCGGTTTTTAATGTTCCTCGCTTAGGTAAAAATCATATTAGGGCCTGGCAAGATAGGGAGTTGATAGGATTAAACAAAGAGGGGCAGAGAATATATTTATGGCATCCCTGGGAAAAGGGTATAGCTTCGGTTGAGCCATATATCTATAAAGATCTCCCCATTTATAAATATCTTCAAGAACTAGCAAAGAGAGGAGAAGATATCGAAGAATACAGGTCAATTTGGTATTACTATTAGACTCCGAGGAAAAGAACTTGACTATAGGAGGTGATGTAAAAGAGTAAAGATGAGTTAAGCTCATAGTTTAAAGTAGATTTTGATTAGCAGATGCAGTGAATTTAAAAAATAAAAAATGGAGGTATTAGATAAAGTGAAGAAATCTTTAAGTATAATATTGATGGTTAGTTTAGTGGTATTTTTGTTTTCCGGAATTAGTTTAGCTGCTACCCATATTACTTTCGGAACTGGAAGCCCTGGAGGAACTTATTATCCTTTGGGCGGTGCAATGGCTGATCTTTGGACCAAATTATTAAAAGCAGAGGGAATCGAAGCGACTGCTGAGTCAACTGCTGCTTCTGTAGAAAATTGCAGGTTAGTAGGCAGTGGAGAGATTCAGATAGGAATGGCTATGGGTGATGTTGCTTCCAAAGCTTATACAGGAGTGGTGCAATTCGAAGGGAATGCTCAACCAATTCTGGGTTTATTTTCTATGTATCCCGCTCCTCAACATCTCTTGACTTTGGATCCCAATATCAAATCAGTAAGAGATTTAAAGGGGAAGAAAGTATCTGTTGATGCACCGGGAAGTGGTTGTGAGACGTTATCTCGATTAATTATAGAAGCAGCTGGAATGTCTTACGATGATTTGAGAGTCAGTTATTATTCACAACCGGAGGCAGCACAAGCCTTAAAGGATGGAAATGTAGATGCAGTATTTTGGAATTTCTCCTTCCCCGGCTCTGCAGTACAGGAAGTAACTGCGGTAAGAGATGTATTTTTTGTCTCAATTGATGATGACATCATTAAAAAGTTAACTATGAACTATGCTTACTATAAAGAAGGTAAAATACCCGCTAACACTTATAAAGGACAGGATTATGATGTGAAGACCGTTCAAGTTGGTAACGATGTAGTTATCAATAAAGATATTGATGAGAATACTGCTTATCTTTTGGTTAGTACCCTATTTAACAACGCAAAAGAGTTATTTGTTGTTCATCCTTCAGCAAAACAGTTACTTCCCGAAAATGGCGTGAAAACTGCTGTTCCGCTTCATCCCGGGGCAGAGAAATACTTTAAGGAGAAGGGATTACTTTAATGATTAGTAGAATAATCAGGGGAGCCTTTTTGGTTTCCCTGATTATTTTTTTTGTATTTTTAAATTTATATTTTATAAAAAGTGAAGGTGTAAATGCCGAAACAAAATACTATTTAGAGGTAGTTAACGAAAAGAGTGGTATTCAATTAATCAAGATTGAAGTTTCGATTGGTGATAAATTTTATTTGGAATATGTAAATTCGAGAGATTTAAATCCTATAATTGATACTTTTGAAATAAGAGAAGATGGAATATTTTGTTTGCTTACTGAGGAATATCCCTGGTATGGTGTAGGTCAGGAATGCCATGCCTCTAAAGATATCAAATTTACAGATAAATTAGTCATTGTAAATGTAAATAGGGAGATGGAAAAGCTTTCCCTGCGAGTGGCTTTTACCGTAGAGCAAAAAATAAAATATAAAGATAGGGAATTTATTCTGTCTTATTTAACTAATAAAGGTGATCCTGTAGATATCATTATTGATACTGAAGGAGGAATGAATGATAAGTAAAGAAAAAGGCAATTTGCACGCTAACCAAGAAGAAAATAACCAAATTGAAATAAAAGTTGATGAAAAAATAATAAAAGAAATTGAAGAGATTGAAATCAAAAATAAACGAGATTTAAGCGGTTTATGGTCTCTCCCTATCATGGTTGCTTCTATCGGGTTATTTGTCTTTCATATGTATACCGGATGGTTTGGGGCCTATTTTAGTCTAATTCAACGTTCTATTCATTTTATGTTGATCTTAACTTTAACCTTTAGCTTATTTGCCCGCAGTAAGAAAACCCCCAGAGATAAAATACAGCTTTACGATTTGGTATTTATTGGCTTATCTATCATTCTATGCTTCTATATCCTTACCAATATTCATGAGTTGGTCTGGCGGGCGGGTGCTGCAAATTCTATGGATGTTTTTTTAGGAGTTATTTTAGTATTACTTACTTTAGAGGCAACCCGAAGAGCAGTTGGTCTTCCTATGATGTTAGTGGCAGTATTTTTTCTTTTATACGCCTTGGTTTTTGGGCCTTATATGCCGGGAAGATTCTCTCACGGAACCTTTTCTATAAAAAGAGTTGCCTATTATCTTTATCTTACCGATGCGGGAATATTCGGGACCCCCTTAGGTGTTTCAGCAAGTTTTGTTTATCTTTTTATCTTATTTGGGGCAATCATGAATAAAACCGGGGCTGGTAAATTTTTTATCGATTTTGCCACCGCTCTAACCGGATATACCAGGGGTGGACCGGCTAAGGCGGCAGTAGTTTCCAGTGGTATGATGGGGA from Candidatus Atribacteria bacterium encodes the following:
- a CDS encoding KamA family radical SAM protein; its protein translation is MNKDLVEKLWKENREIFKLLKENGDLQDARQNLFKFSKDLEWKYREGEKVLHKLEYAIALEAMKVFNNLISLRNEKIAGFSTLELLKGLTKDSQETTEEVSDGFLEEFIHLFEAMKGKAGISSGWLRPLLEKDGVKIADFAEIKGREAGISRSDYLDKLYEKVHGFINRFPSGCDEELIKEREENRKKILDYFGANTDDWKDYQWQFKHIFHNMDHLEDLKRLVSLTEEDIEAIKIAIENKIPFGITPYYLSLFDFSRSDRKYDYQVRSQVIPPLHYVTLMKEHRKERSYYFDFMGEHDTSPKELITRRYPMISILKPYDTCPQICVYCQRNWEITGPMMPEGKVSKKTLDNALNWFANNTSMRDVLITGGDPLALEDEQIKYIMDRLCQMEHVINIRWGTRTPVTVPMRITNELAKIIGSYIKPGKRNICIVTHIEGASEVTPELAEAVMKFRRQGVYVYNQLVYTLETSRRFQNVAARIAMKKAGVDPYYTFYPKGKEETEDYLVPVARLWQERKEEARLLPGQFRTDEPVFNVPRLGKNHIRAWQDRELIGLNKEGQRIYLWHPWEKGIASVEPYIYKDLPIYKYLQELAKRGEDIEEYRSIWYYY
- a CDS encoding TAXI family TRAP transporter solute-binding subunit; amino-acid sequence: MEVLDKVKKSLSIILMVSLVVFLFSGISLAATHITFGTGSPGGTYYPLGGAMADLWTKLLKAEGIEATAESTAASVENCRLVGSGEIQIGMAMGDVASKAYTGVVQFEGNAQPILGLFSMYPAPQHLLTLDPNIKSVRDLKGKKVSVDAPGSGCETLSRLIIEAAGMSYDDLRVSYYSQPEAAQALKDGNVDAVFWNFSFPGSAVQEVTAVRDVFFVSIDDDIIKKLTMNYAYYKEGKIPANTYKGQDYDVKTVQVGNDVVINKDIDENTAYLLVSTLFNNAKELFVVHPSAKQLLPENGVKTAVPLHPGAEKYFKEKGLL
- a CDS encoding DUF1850 domain-containing protein; translation: MISRIIRGAFLVSLIIFFVFLNLYFIKSEGVNAETKYYLEVVNEKSGIQLIKIEVSIGDKFYLEYVNSRDLNPIIDTFEIREDGIFCLLTEEYPWYGVGQECHASKDIKFTDKLVIVNVNREMEKLSLRVAFTVEQKIKYKDREFILSYLTNKGDPVDIIIDTEGGMNDK